A genomic stretch from Sebastes fasciatus isolate fSebFas1 chromosome 23, fSebFas1.pri, whole genome shotgun sequence includes:
- the tmtc1 gene encoding LOW QUALITY PROTEIN: protein O-mannosyl-transferase TMTC1 (The sequence of the model RefSeq protein was modified relative to this genomic sequence to represent the inferred CDS: deleted 2 bases in 1 codon), with amino-acid sequence MRVRQQPRVPVPVRVPVPVLVRIEAVRAAGRYFVLVLLCALCYSNSVRGELVHDDVWAIINNPDVRPGSSISNIFRDDFWGKRMEDNTSHKSYRPLSILTFRLNIQLGGLTPLYFHLVNVCLHCAVTCLLLHTCEHFVFKDSHLAFVTALLFAVHPVHTEAVSTSHTHTHFLLMPPLPPPPPPPPPPPPPPPPPPPPLPLPLPLPLPLPPPFPLPPLPLPPPPLPPLPPPPPPPPPPPLPLPLPLPLPPPPPPPFPLPPLPLPPLPLPPLPPPPLPPLPLPPLPPPPLPPPPPPPPPPLPLPLPPPPPPLPPCFRSGIQTLPHNAKVHYNYANFLKDSGRHQEAIHHYTTALRLYPRHASAMNNLGTLTHSPEEAESYYRKALDTNPQHNRALFNLGNLLKSQGKDEEAETLLKDSMHYGPHFADAYSSLASLYAEQKRFAEANEVYLRGIENCPDSSDDLHNNYGVFLVDTGEGDLAAAHYQRAVRLKPAHYVAMVNLGRLLRSSNENTEAELWYKRALRVTRKVDILTPLGALYYNTGRYEEALQVYREAAALQPDSTDIWLALAQVLAMAGRAAEAEKMTQDIISRESSCIECYRLLSAIYSKRGNHTEALDALDRALQQSPSDLTVRAELHFSKGNQLREMNQLDRAFQSYKLAVELKPDQSQAWMNMGGIQHMKGDYAAARMYYQRALLLNPGSKLLKENLAKLDRLERRLTGGA; translated from the exons ATGAGAGTCCGGCAGCAGCCCCgggtcccggtcccggtccgggtcccggtcccggtcctGGTCCGGATCGAGGCCGTGCGTGCTGCGGGGCGATACTTCGTGCTCGTGTTGCTGTGCGCGctctgctacagtaactctgtGCGCGGGGAGTTAGTGCACGACGACGTCTGGGCGATCATCAACAACCCGGACGTCCGACCCGGATCCAGCATCTCCAACATCTTCAGAGACGACTTCTGGGGGAAGAGGATGGAGGACAACACGAGCCACAAGTCCTACCGACCGCTCAGCATCCTCACCTTCAG GTTGAACATCCAGCTGGGCGGTCTGACTCCTCTCTACTTCCACCTGGTCAACGTGTGTCTGCACTGTGCTGTTACctgcctgctgctgcacacCTGTGAACACTTTGTGTTTAAAGACTCACACCTGGCCTTCGTCACGGCCCTCCTCTTCGCCGTGCACCCCGTGCACACCGAGGCCGTGagtacatcacacacacacacacatttcctc CTcatgcctcctcttcctcctcctcctcctcctcctcctcctcctcctcctcctcctcctcctcctcctcctcctcttcctcttcctcttcctcttcctcttcctcttcctcctccttttcctcttcctcctcttcctcttcctcctcctcctcttcctcctcttcctcctcctcctcctcctcctcctcctcctcctcttcctcttcctcttcctcttcctcttcctcctcctcctcctcctccttttcctcttcctcctcttcctcttcctcctcttcctcttcctcctcttcctcctcctcctcttcctcctcttcctcttcctcctcttcctcctcctcctcttcctcctcctcctcctcctcctcctcctcctcttcctcttcctcttcctcctcctcctcctcctcttcctccttgttTCAGGTCTGGTATCCAGACTCTGCCACACAACGCCAAAGTCCACTACAACTACGCCAACTTCCTGAAGGACAGCGGCCGGCACCAGGAGGCCATTCACCACTACACCACGGCCCTCAG gTTGTACCCCCGTCATGCCAGCGCTATGAACAACCTGGGCACTCTGACTCACAGCCCAGAGGAGGCTGAGAGCTACTACAGGAAGGCTCTGGACACCAACCCTCAACACAACAGAGCTCTGTTTAACCTGGGGAACCTCCTGAA GTCCCAGGGTAAGGATGAAGAGGCTGAGACTCTGCTGAAGGACTCAATGCACTACGGTCCACATTTTGCTGATGCGTACTCCAGCCTGGCCTCACTGTACGCTGAGCAG AAACGCTTTGCCGAAGCCAACGAGGTGTACCTGAGAGGAATAGAGAACTGTCCCGACAGCTCTGAC GACCTGCATAACAACTACGGCGTGTTCCTGGTGGATACGG GAGAGGGGGATCTAGCAGCCGCTCACTACCAACGAGCTGTTCGACTCAAACCGGCTCACTACGTTGCCATGGTGAACCTGGGCCGCCTGCTGCGATCGTCCAATGAGAACACAGAAGCTGAGCTTTGGTACAAGAG GGCGCTGCGGGTGACGAGGAAGGTGGACATCCTGACTCCGCTGGGAGCTCTGTACTACAACACGGGCCGCTATGAGGAGGCCCTGCAGGTGTACAGAGAGGCCGCCGCCCTGCAGCCGGACAGCACCGACATCTGGCTGGCTCTG GCTCAGGTGTTAGCGATGGCAGGTCGTGCGGCGGAGGCAGAGAAGATGACCCAGGATATAATATCCAGAGAAAGCAGCTGTATCGAGTGTTACCGCCTCCTGTCGGCCATCTACAGCAAGAGAGGCAACCACAcagag GCGCTGGATGCTCTGGACCGGGCCCTGCAGCAGAGTCCCAGTGATCTGACCGTCAGAGCAGAGCTTCACTTCTCTAAAGGAAACCAGCTCAGAGAGATGAACCAGCTGGACCGAGCCTTCCAG AGCTACAAGCTGGCTGTGGAGCTGAAACCGGACCAGTCCCAGGCGTGGATGAACATGGGAGGGATTCAGCACATGAAG GGAGACTATGCAGCAGCCCGGATGTACTACCAGCGAGCTCTTCTTCTGAACCCTGGCTCCAAACTCCTGAAGGAGAACCTGGCCAAGCTGGACCGGCTGGAGAGGAGACTGACGGGGGGAGCGTAG